Within Myxococcales bacterium, the genomic segment TCGCCGCGGATCTTGGCCTGCTGGCCGGCCAGCACCTGGATCGTCTGCTTCCACGGCACGCCCGGATCCTTGCGGACCTCGACCACGTGCAGGCCCTCGACCACGTCGGTCAGGACCATGGGCGTGGTGCCGTTCTGCTTGTTGCCGTCGAGGTAGACGTCGGCGTCGGGCACGTCGGCCTCGACGACGACCGTGCCGAGCTTGGGCTTGGCGACCGCCTTCATGACCGGCGTCAGCGACGCCTTCTCGTTGTCCTTGACCTCGACCCAGGTCTGGAAGTTGTCGAAGCCCTCGCGCTTGAGCTCGACGAGGTGGCGGCCCGACGTCGTGGTCAGGAGCACCGGGGCCGCGCCCTGGGACTGACCGTCGAGGTAGACCGTGGCGCCGAAGACGTTCTGGTCGGCGTCGGCCCGGATGTCGATCCGCGGCGGGTCGACCTTCTTGATCAGCGGGATGAACGCGCTCTGGACCTTGCGGGTGCGCGCGACCTTGAGGTTCTTCTGGGCGAGCTGGTAGCCGTCGAGCTCGACGATGACAAGGAAGTCACCGTTCTTCATCTTGCCCTGCCAGGGCGTGACCCCGACCGCGCCGAGCTCCTTGCGATCGATGTAGACGGTGGCGCCCGGCGGCGCCGACTCGATCTTGACCGGGTACTTGCCGCCGGACAGCGCGGGGTGGCTCTGGGCGGACGCGGACGAGGCGAAGCAGAGGGCGACGAGCGCGACCGCGGCCACGGTCATGCCGCGCATCCAGCGCAAGGTATTGAATTTCATGGCAAGGAGGTTCCCCTTCATGGCAGCGCGAACGTAGCAGGTCTGGCGGCGGGCCGATCCGGCCGGCCGACGGATTCGACGCCGCGGCGGCCCTGGTGTTCAACCGCCGTGACCGGTCACACACCCTCGAACGGCGTGACCGTGCCCGCGAGCAAGAGCCCCACCACCACCGCGGCGATCAGCACGCGGTAGGCCGCGAACCCGACCAGCCGGTGGCTGCCCAGGAACTTCAAGAGCCAGGCGATCGTGGCGTAGCCGGTGACCCCGGCGACCACCAGCGCGACCGTCAGCGGGCGCCAGGCGTCGGCGCCGAGGTCGGCCACGGCCTTGCGGGACTCGAGGATGCCGGCGCCGGCGACCGCGGGGATGCCGAGCAGGAACGAGAACCGGGCCGCGTCGGTGCGGCGCAGGCCCACCAGCAGCGCGGCGATGATCGTGGCGCCCGAGCGCGACACGCCCGGGCACAGCGCCAGCGCCTGGGCGCCGCCGATGAGCAGCGCGTCGCGCAGGGCCAGCTGGTCCATCGTCCGCCGGCCGGTGGAGCGGGCGTCGACCCACGCCATCAGGACGCCGACGACCGCCAGGGTCGTGGCGATCACCCACAGCGACCGGGCGTCGCCCTCGACGAGGTGGCGGGTCGCGAGCCCGACCACGACGATCGGCACGGTGCCCGCGACGAGGTAGATCGGCAGACGGCCCTGGGGGCTCGCGCGATCGCGCACGAACGCGCGCGGCAGGTCGATGAACAGATCGCGGGCGAAGTAGATGATGACCGCGGCCAGGGTGCCGAGCTGCAGCACCGCGGTGAACGCGGCGCCGGGATCGTGCTGGCCGAGCAGCGCCGGCGCCAGGCGCAGGTGCGCGGTCGACGACACCGGCAAGAACTCGGTGAGCCCCTGGACCGCACCCAGGACGATCGCGAACCAGATCGGCACGGCGCGCACGCTATCATGCGCGGCGATGGCTCGCCCCGCCTGGATCGTCGTGGTCGCTGCGCTCGCGCTCGGCTGCCGCACGCCGTCGCCCGCCGACGCTCACCCGCCGACGGCGCCGATCATCGACGCCGGACCGATCGACGCGCCGCCGCCGATCGACGCGCCGCCGCCGGTGTCGGCCGCCGCCTGCTCGACCTACGTCGATCACGTGCTGGCGGTGGCGCTCGCGGCGATGCGCGGGACGCGGCCGGCCGACGAGATCCCGACGCCCGAGCAGGTCGCCGCCATCCGGGCCGAGCTGCTCGCGAGCGATCCGTGCGGCGCGCTGACCGAGGTCGAGCTGAGCTGCGCGCTCGCGGCGCAGGATCAGGCGGCGCTCTACGCGTGCGCGCGCCCGACGCCGTAGCGCGGGCTCAGCGCGCCGACAGGCGCGGCAGCGGCGCCGGCCGGGCGGCCGGCCGCGCGAGCATCGACGCCGCGGCGCGCGGGATCATCGGCGCGGCCGGGCGCGCGATATCGACCGAGGTGACGTCGCCGGTGGCGAGGTCGGTCACGTCGCTGGTGATCTCGGACGTGTCGTCGCCGACGTGGAGCGCGGGGGGCACCACCGCCGCGGCGGGGCGGACACCGGGGGCGCGGGCGGGCACCTGGGGCCCGGTGCCGCGGGCGAACCGCCGCGGCGGCGACGGAGGCAGCGGCGTGACCGGCAGGCTCGGCAGGCGCGGGTGCGCGACCACGGGCGGCGGCGGCAGCGGGGCCGCGTGCAGCGGCGCGGGCGGCAGCGCGGGCGGCGGCGCGGTGCGGGCCATCGGGGTCGGCGGGGGCACGTTCGCGACCCGGGTCGTGGGCGGACGCGCCACCATGGGGTGCGGCGGCGGCGGGGCGACGGGGCGCGCGGGCGCGGCGACCGGCGCGGGGGCGACGCGGGCGACGGGCGCGGGGGCGACGCGGGCGACGGGCGCGGGCGTGACCGGCGCGGGGGCGACGCGGGCCACCGGCGCGGGCGTGACCGGCGCGGCGACGCGGGCGACCGGCGCGGGCGTGACCGGCGCGGCGACGCGGGCGACCGGCGCGGCCGTGACCGGCGCGGAGGCGACGCGGGCCACGGCCGGACGGGCGACCATCGGCGGAGGCGTCGGGCGCGCCACAGGGGCTGGGCGCCGGGCGACCGTGGCGTTGGGCAGCGCGCGCACCGGCGGGGCCTTGGGCCCCACGGCCTCGGCGGCGGCGAGGCGAGCGCGGGCCAGCGCGGCCTGCCACTCCCACTCGTCGTCGTCGGCGAGCCCGTCGTCCCCGTCATCGGGGATCACGTCGTCGGCGATGATGACCGACGGCGTGGCGGCTGGAGACGCCACCGCGGCGGGGCCAGGCGCCACCGGGATCGGCTGGATGCGCGGCGGGATGGCAGGCGGCGCGAACGGCGCTGGCGCGGTCGGACCGACGGCCATGAACGGCGCTGGAGCCATGGGAAACGGCGGGTTCAGATCGACGATTCTCCCGTCCGGTGTGAGCGCCATGCCGTAGCGCGACAGCTTCACGTACCCAGCGCGAGCGAGGATGCTCTGGATGACCGCCATGCTCCCCAGCAAGTGCACACGGCAGGCCACAGGTCCAAGCGATCTCGACCGTCCAACCTCTTGGATCGACTCGCCCTGAGGTCGGACCAGGGGCTAGAGCGGAGCCCCCTCCCTCAGGACGATTGTCCCCGTCGGCGACCAGAGGCACCGCGGCCCGTCCCTCCAGACGATCGTCCCCGTCAGCGATCAGCGGCACGTGAGGCGGCGGCCGACGCGCCCTACAGAGACGATCGTCCCCGTCGGCGATCAGCGGCCCGTGAAGCGCGGCGGCCGGCGCTCGGCGAAGGCCCGGAGCCCCTCGTCGCGATCCTCGCTGAACAGCGTCACGTCGTAGCACTCGCGCTCGATGCGCAGGCCGGCGTCGAGATCGACCTCGGTGCCGCGGTCGATAGCGGCCTTGGCCATCGCCAGGGACTTCGGCGCGCAGGCGCCCAGCTCGGCGACGATCCCCGCGACGGCCGCGGCGAGCTCCGCCGGCTCCACGACCGCGATGACCAGCCCGAGGGCCAGGGCCCGGGCCGCGTCGATGCGGCGCCCGAGGAGGATGAGCTCCTTGGCCGCGGCGACGCCGATCAGCCGCGGCAGGCGCTGGGTGCCGCCAGCGCCGGGCATGATGCCCAGGCGCACCTCGGTCAGGCCGACCTCGGCGCCGGCGACCAGCAGCCGCAGATCGCACGCCAGCGCCAGCTCGAGGCCGCCGCCGTAGGCCGCGCCGTTCATCGCGCACAGGGTCGGCTTGGGGATCCGCGCCCAGGCGTCGATGGCGCCGCTGATCGCGTCGATGTACGGGCGGGACTCGGCGGCCGGCACGCCCTTGCGCTCCTTGAGGTCGGCGCCCGCGCAGAAGGCCTGGTCGCCGGCGCCGGTCAGCACGATCGCGCGCACGTCGGGGTCGTCGCCGAGGGCGTGGGCCAGCCGGGCCAGCTCGGCGTTGACCGCGCGCGACAGCGCGTTGCGGGCCTCGGGCCGGTTGAGGGTGACGGTGGCGATGTGATCGCGGATCTCGACGGTCGGCAGCGACATCGGCGCGATGGTAGCCGCGGCGGCGATTGTCGCAACCGATCGCGGGCGCCGGTTGTCGCACCGGCCATGCGCAGCATCGTGGGAGTCCTCGTGGTGGTCGCGGTCGCGAGCCCGGCCGCCGCCGACGTGCTGACCTCGGCGCTCGATCAGCCGCTGACCGAGGTGTCGCACGCGGTCGACGTGTCGGTGGCCGACGGCGTCGCGACCTACAAGGTCCAGCGGGTGTTCGCCAACGCCGGCACCAAGGCCGACGAGGTCCGGCTCGAGATCGATCTGCCGTACGGCGGCGCCGCCACCGGCCTGCGCATCCGCGCCCACGAGCGCTGGTACGACGGCGAGCTGATGGAGGCCGAGCAGGCGGCGAAGCTCTACCAGGAGCTCACCGGCCGCGGCCGCTGGGCGCCCAAGGATCCGGCGCTGCTGTACTGGCAGTGGGCCGACAAGCTGCGGCTGCGGGTGTTCCCGGTCATGGCCGGCGGCACCAGCACCGTCGAGTACACGCTGACCGTGCCGACCCGCTACGAGCGCGGCAAGGTCTACCTGTCGTACCCGCGCCTGAGCGCCGAGGCCGCGCCCAACCTCGCGGTGCCGGTGTTCACGGTGCGGCCGGGCTGGGGCGACGCGACCACCGCGGTCAAGATCGACGGCGCGCGCAAGGCGCCGGGCGCGCCGATCGTGCTGGCGATGCCGGTCGAGCCGGCCTGGCTCGCGGCGATCCCGCACGATGACAACGCCAGCTACGTCAGCAGCGTCGTCGAGATCGCGGACGCGCCGGCGGCGCGCAAGGCCTTCACCAAGGCGACGCTCACCCTCGACCTCGAGCACACGTACAAGGGCGATCTCCGGATCGACCTGTACACGCCCGCGGGCGAGGCGGTCGAGGTGTTCGACGGCAGCGGCGGCGGCACCAACGACGTGCGCGGCGCGTTCCCGGTCGACCTGCCCGCGAAGACCACCGGCGTCGGCACCTGGCGGCTGGTCGTGTCGGACCACGCGGCGCTCGACGCCGGCACGCTGACCGCGTGGAAGCTGACGCTGGGCGACAAGGCGCCGGTCGTCGTCGACGCCAGCGACCTGCCGCTGTTCATCCCCGACGCGCCCGAGAACGAGTCCGACGGCGGCGTCGCGACGATCGAGCTGGCGCCGCCGGTGATCGACGCGGTCGCCAACCGCTACGGCCGGGTGGTCGCGTCCAAGCAGCACGCGTTCGCGCGGCTCGAGGTCGACGCCGCGCCCGAGCTGCGGCCGCTGCCGAAGAAGCCGCAGGTCGTGTTCGCGATCGACGGCTCGCACTCGATGGGCGTCGAGGGCATCGCCGAGCAGCTGGCGCTGGCGCAGGCGTACCTGACGCACGTGCCCGACGCCGAGGTCGAGGTCGTCATCTACCGGCGCACCGCGACCCGGCTGTTCGGCGCCTTCGTGCCGGCGGCGGCGGTGGCCGCGCGGCTCGCGGCGGCGCGCACGGCCGGGCGCCTCGACCCCGGCAACGGCAGCGCGCTCGACGACGGCGCCCGGGTCGCGGCCGCGGCGCTGGCCACCCGCCGGGGCGCGCTGCGCCTGGTGCTGACGACCGACAACCGCCTGCGCGGGCGCTTCACCAACGCGCTGGCGCTGGCGGGCCTGGCGGCGGCGCCGGCCGGCGCGGTCGTGCACGTGGTCGAGGCCCGCGGCGCCGGCCACGCGGTCGAGCTGACCCGCGACGACGCCCACCCGCTGGCGCCGCTGGCGCTGGCCCACCACGGCATCGGCGCGGTCGTCGACGGGCTCGGCGCCGCCGACAAGCACCTGCCGGCGCGGATCCTCGGGTTGGTGCGGCCGGTGCGCATCGACAGCTTCGCGATCACCGGGCTCGATCTCGCGACGGGCAAGTACGACCAGACCATCCCCGCCACGCTCGACGAGGGCGCCGGGTTCCGGGTCGTGGTCGCGGCCGCGACCGCGCCGACCCAGGTCGAGCTGACGGGCATGATCTGGGGCGACAAGTTCCGGCGCGTCGTCGGCAGCGACGCGCGGTTCTCGAAGGCCGCGGCGGCGTGGGTGTTCTCCGAGGACGATCACCAGGACCTGTCCCACGACGAGATGATGACCGTGGCGATGATGGGCCGCGCGGTGTCGCCGGTGACCTCGTACCTGGCGATCGAGCCCGGGGTGCGGCCGTCGACGGTCGGCCTCGAGGAGCACGGCAGCGGCAGCGGCTACGGGGTCGGGTCCGGCTACGGCGGCATGGCCGGCCGCGCGCTGGTGAAGGCGCCGCGGCCCGATCCGATGACGCTCCTGCGGGCCCCGGCGGCCGCGTGCGTGGCCAAGCACAAGCCGGCCGCGGGCTGGAGCGTGCGGCTCGACCTCGAGACCACCAGCCACGAGGTCGTCGACGTGATCCCCGGGGCCGGCGCCGAGCAGCCCGTCGGCACCTGCCTGACCGAGGCGGTGTGGGCGCTGCAGCTGCCGCGCAGCTTCGACGACGAGCGCGCGACGTACCCGCTGACCTTCCGGTAGCGCGCTCCGCGGCGCGCGCGGCCTCGTCACCTCGGCGCGGGCGCCAGCGCGACGACGAGCGCGCGGCGTACCCGCTGACCCTCCGGTCGCGCGATCCGACGCGCGCAAGGTTTCTTCACATCGGCGCGGGCGTCGGCGCAACATCGGCGCCGCACGGTGGGTAGCGAAAAGGAGCTACCCATGCTGTGTCTCGCCCTCGGATTCGGACTGCTCGGCGCCATCATCCTCGCCAAGGCCCACCGCTACCGCCACCACGCGTACGCCCACGGTGGGTGCGGCGGTGGCGGCCCCGGCTGCGGCCACCACGACGGCCACCACGGCGGCCACCACGGCGGCCACGGCGGCTGGCGCCGCCACGGCGGCTGGCATCGCGGCGGCGCGCGCCGCTGGTTCGTGCACCGCACGCTGGCCCGCATCGACGCCACGCCGGCGCAGGAGCGGGCGCTGGTGGCCGAGCTCGACACCCTCGAGCAGCGCCTGCGCGCCGCCCGGGGCGCCCTGACCGCGCTGCGCCCGGCCCTGGCCGACGCCCTGCGCAGCCCCGAGCTCGACGGCGGCGCGAGCGCCGGGCTCGAGGCCGGGATCGACGCGGCGGTGGCCGACGCCCGCGCCGCGCTCACCGACGGCCTGCGACGGATCCACGCGCTGCTCGACGACAAGCAGCGCGCGACCCTGGCCGAGCTGCTCGGCGGAGGCGGCGGCGCCGGCCCCGCGGCCGGGCCGTACCGGGTGTGAGCGCCGCAGGCGTGCGAGGATGACCCCGGTGCGCGTGCTGCTGATCGACGACGACGCGCGGCTCGCCGAGCTGCTGGTCGACTACCTCGGCCCCCAGGGCGTGACGCTCGCGCACGCACCCGGGGGCCAGGCCGGCCTGGCCCAGCTCGCGACCGGCGGCGTCGACGCGGTGCTGCTCGACGTGATGATGCCCGGCCTCGACGGCCTCGCGGTGCTGCGGCTGGTGCGGGCGCAGGCGCCGACCTTGCCGGTGATCATGCTGACCGCGCGCGGCGACGAGTCGGACCGCGTGGTCGGGCTCGAGCTCGGCGCCGACGACTACGTCGCCAAGCCGTTCTCGCCGCGCGAGCTGCTGGCCCGGCTGCGCGCGGTGGTGCGCCGGGTCAGCCCCGACGCGGTGGCCGAGCGCCTGGCGGCGGCCGGGATCGCGATCGACGTCGCCGGGCGGACCGCGACCGTCGACGGCGCCCCGCTCGAGCTGACCGCGCTCGAGCTCGACCTGCTGAGCGTGCTGGTGCGCCGCGCCGGGCGGGTGGTGCCGCGCGCGGCGCTGCTCGAGCTGGCCGGCCGCGGCGACGCGACCGTCGGCGACCGCACCGTCGACGTCCACATCTCGCGCCTGCGCAAGAAGCTCGGCGACGCCGCGGCCGCGCGCCTCAAGACCGTGCGCGGCATCGGCTACACGCTGGCGCGCGGGCTCGACGAGGCCGGATGAACCGCCGCCGCCGCTGGGGCGAGGAGTGGCGGGCCGAGCGCGCGCTCTGGCACCGCCACCACCACGCGCGCCACCACCACGCGCGTCACCACCGGCGGGGGCCGTGGTGGCTGCAGGCGCGCATGCGCTGGCGGATCTTTGTCGGCTTCGGCCTGGCGCTGGCGGCCGGCGCCTGGGTCGGCGCCACCGACGCGCGCTGGTGGCAGCTGGCGCTGGTGCTGATGGCGCTGTGGACCGTCGCCGGCGCGATGGCGTGGCGCCTGACCCGGCCGCTGCTGGTCACGATCGCCGCGGCCCGGGCGATCGGCGACGGCAAGCTCGACACCCGCATCGACGTCGGGCGCCACCGCGGCGAGCTGCGGCTGCTCGCGATCACGCTCAACGAGATGGCCGAGCGCATCGAGCAGCAGCTGCGCGATCAGCGCACGCTCCTCGCGGCGGTGTCGCACGAGCTGCGCACGCCGCTGGGCCACCTGCGGGTGCTGATCGAGACCGCGCGCGCCGCCGACGACTGGGCCGCGCTCGACGGCGTCGAGCGCGAGCTGGTCGCGCTCGACGATCTGGTCGGGCGGCTGCTGGCGTCAGCGCGGCTCGAGTTCGGCACGCTCGCGCGGGCGCCGCTCGAGCTGGCGCCGCTGGTGGCCGACGTCGCGCTGGCCGCGGGCGTCAGCGCCGACGCGATCGCCGCGGACGGCGACACCACGGCCGCGGCCGATCCGACGCTGATCCGGCGCGCGGTCGGCAACCTGATCGCCAACGCGAGCAAGCACGGCGGCGGGGTGGTCGCGGTCCGGATCGAGCGACGCGGCGCCGAGGTCGCGATCGAGGTCGACGACGCCGGGCCCGGGCTGTCGCCGGATCGCCAGGCCGACGCGTTCCGCGCGTTCGTGCCGTCGAGCGGCGGCGGGCTCGGCCTGGGGCTGGCGCTGGTCGGGCGCATCGCCGCCGCCCACGACGGCCGGGCCTGGGCGGTGGCGCGGCCGGGCGGCGGGGCCCGGGTCGGGTTCGCGATCGCGATCGATGGGTGAGCCGCGCGGTCGCGGTCTGCGCGCCATCGCGCTCAGCGGGCAGCGCGGTCGCGGTCTGCGCGCCGTCGCGCGCTCGGTCAGCCCGCGAGCGTCAGCAGGACGATCGCCGCGTCGAGCCGGGTCGCCGCCTGATCGTCGGCCAGCGCGCCCCACAGCGCCGCGGTGATCGTGCCGGCGCCGAGGTGCGACGACACGACGTGCGCCCGGACCGCCGGGTCGGACGACGCCGCCAGCTCGACCAGCAGCGGCGCCCCGCGCGGGTCGCCCAGCCGCGCCAGCTCGGCGGCGGCGTCGGCGCGGTCGGTCGGCTCGCCGCTCGCCGCCAGCTCGGCCAGCGCCGCGAGCGCGGGCGCGCGCTGATCGAGGTAGGCGAGGGCGCGGGCCGCGGCGATCCGGACCGCCGGCGCCGGATCGCGCACGGCGGTGGTGGCCCGCGCGATCGCCGCGTCGCGCGTGAGCGCGGCGGCCAGCAGGTTGACGACGCCGACCCGGGTGCCGACGTCGGTCGCGGTCAGCGCGCGGTCGAACACGGCGACGGCCGCCACGCGATCGCCGACGCCGCGCGCCGCCTGGGCCGCGACCATCGGGTCGGCGTGGCCGGTGAGCGGCGTCAGGGCCGCGGCGCCGCCGGCCCGCGCGATCAGCGCCACGGCGGCCAGGCGCACCGCCAGGGTCTCGTCGCCGAGCGCCGCGGTGCCGATCGACACCAGCGCGGGATCGAGGCCGCGGCCCCGGGCCAGCGCCGCCAGCGCCGCGGCGCGCACGCCGGTGGCCGGATCGCGGGCCAGCGCCAGCAGGCGCTCATGGTCGCCGCCGTCGCCGTGCGCGCCGAGGAAGGTCGCGACCGCGGCGCGGACGCGCGGATCGGGGTCCGCGGCCAGCGGGCGCAGGTCGTCCGCGGCCAGGCCCTTGACCTTGCGGCCGATGCCCTCGACCGCGATCGCGCGGGCCGCCGGGTCGTCGGAGCGCAGCATCTGCTCGGCGACGTCGGGCGCCTGCGGGAACGCCCGCAGCACCGCGACCGCCGCGGCCGCGGCCACCTGATCGTTGTCGTCGCCCAGCGCCCGGCCGACGTCCTCGGCCAGGGCCTCGAGCTCGAGCCGCTCGACCGCGCGGATCGCGGTCAGGCGCAGCGCCGCCGACGGCGACGTCACGCCTTGCCACACGGTCGTCAGCGCCATCGTCGCCAGCGCCGCGCGATCGTCCTCGCCGCCGTGGGCGCCGCGCCAGGCGCGGTAGTCGGCCACCGCGGCGCCGGCGTCGC encodes:
- the uppP gene encoding undecaprenyl-diphosphatase UppP, with protein sequence MPIWFAIVLGAVQGLTEFLPVSSTAHLRLAPALLGQHDPGAAFTAVLQLGTLAAVIIYFARDLFIDLPRAFVRDRASPQGRLPIYLVAGTVPIVVVGLATRHLVEGDARSLWVIATTLAVVGVLMAWVDARSTGRRTMDQLALRDALLIGGAQALALCPGVSRSGATIIAALLVGLRRTDAARFSFLLGIPAVAGAGILESRKAVADLGADAWRPLTVALVVAGVTGYATIAWLLKFLGSHRLVGFAAYRVLIAAVVVGLLLAGTVTPFEGV
- a CDS encoding enoyl-CoA hydratase/isomerase family protein, which gives rise to MSLPTVEIRDHIATVTLNRPEARNALSRAVNAELARLAHALGDDPDVRAIVLTGAGDQAFCAGADLKERKGVPAAESRPYIDAISGAIDAWARIPKPTLCAMNGAAYGGGLELALACDLRLLVAGAEVGLTEVRLGIMPGAGGTQRLPRLIGVAAAKELILLGRRIDAARALALGLVIAVVEPAELAAAVAGIVAELGACAPKSLAMAKAAIDRGTEVDLDAGLRIERECYDVTLFSEDRDEGLRAFAERRPPRFTGR
- a CDS encoding proprotein convertase P-domain-containing protein, with the translated sequence MRSIVGVLVVVAVASPAAADVLTSALDQPLTEVSHAVDVSVADGVATYKVQRVFANAGTKADEVRLEIDLPYGGAATGLRIRAHERWYDGELMEAEQAAKLYQELTGRGRWAPKDPALLYWQWADKLRLRVFPVMAGGTSTVEYTLTVPTRYERGKVYLSYPRLSAEAAPNLAVPVFTVRPGWGDATTAVKIDGARKAPGAPIVLAMPVEPAWLAAIPHDDNASYVSSVVEIADAPAARKAFTKATLTLDLEHTYKGDLRIDLYTPAGEAVEVFDGSGGGTNDVRGAFPVDLPAKTTGVGTWRLVVSDHAALDAGTLTAWKLTLGDKAPVVVDASDLPLFIPDAPENESDGGVATIELAPPVIDAVANRYGRVVASKQHAFARLEVDAAPELRPLPKKPQVVFAIDGSHSMGVEGIAEQLALAQAYLTHVPDAEVEVVIYRRTATRLFGAFVPAAAVAARLAAARTAGRLDPGNGSALDDGARVAAAALATRRGALRLVLTTDNRLRGRFTNALALAGLAAAPAGAVVHVVEARGAGHAVELTRDDAHPLAPLALAHHGIGAVVDGLGAADKHLPARILGLVRPVRIDSFAITGLDLATGKYDQTIPATLDEGAGFRVVVAAATAPTQVELTGMIWGDKFRRVVGSDARFSKAAAAWVFSEDDHQDLSHDEMMTVAMMGRAVSPVTSYLAIEPGVRPSTVGLEEHGSGSGYGVGSGYGGMAGRALVKAPRPDPMTLLRAPAAACVAKHKPAAGWSVRLDLETTSHEVVDVIPGAGAEQPVGTCLTEAVWALQLPRSFDDERATYPLTFR
- a CDS encoding response regulator transcription factor, with translation MTPVRVLLIDDDARLAELLVDYLGPQGVTLAHAPGGQAGLAQLATGGVDAVLLDVMMPGLDGLAVLRLVRAQAPTLPVIMLTARGDESDRVVGLELGADDYVAKPFSPRELLARLRAVVRRVSPDAVAERLAAAGIAIDVAGRTATVDGAPLELTALELDLLSVLVRRAGRVVPRAALLELAGRGDATVGDRTVDVHISRLRKKLGDAAAARLKTVRGIGYTLARGLDEAG
- a CDS encoding HAMP domain-containing histidine kinase; translated protein: MNRRRRWGEEWRAERALWHRHHHARHHHARHHRRGPWWLQARMRWRIFVGFGLALAAGAWVGATDARWWQLALVLMALWTVAGAMAWRLTRPLLVTIAAARAIGDGKLDTRIDVGRHRGELRLLAITLNEMAERIEQQLRDQRTLLAAVSHELRTPLGHLRVLIETARAADDWAALDGVERELVALDDLVGRLLASARLEFGTLARAPLELAPLVADVALAAGVSADAIAADGDTTAAADPTLIRRAVGNLIANASKHGGGVVAVRIERRGAEVAIEVDDAGPGLSPDRQADAFRAFVPSSGGGLGLGLALVGRIAAAHDGRAWAVARPGGGARVGFAIAIDG
- a CDS encoding HEAT repeat domain-containing protein, giving the protein MPVLLAGVIALAAACGPSSSVRHAQTLVDRGDYRGATQYTEAELAKHPDDAALHRIRLRALLGLGDAGAAVADYRAWRGAHGGEDDRAALATMALTTVWQGVTSPSAALRLTAIRAVERLELEALAEDVGRALGDDNDQVAAAAAVAVLRAFPQAPDVAEQMLRSDDPAARAIAVEGIGRKVKGLAADDLRPLAADPDPRVRAAVATFLGAHGDGGDHERLLALARDPATGVRAAALAALARGRGLDPALVSIGTAALGDETLAVRLAAVALIARAGGAAALTPLTGHADPMVAAQAARGVGDRVAAVAVFDRALTATDVGTRVGVVNLLAAALTRDAAIARATTAVRDPAPAVRIAAARALAYLDQRAPALAALAELAASGEPTDRADAAAELARLGDPRGAPLLVELAASSDPAVRAHVVSSHLGAGTITAALWGALADDQAATRLDAAIVLLTLAG